From Xanthomonas citri pv. mangiferaeindicae:
CCCTCGAACCGCTTGGCGATGGTGGAGGTGGACTCGTCGATCGCGATGATGCCCTTGCCCGGGGCGACCATGGCCTGGGCGATGTCTGCAAGCTGTTCGATGCTCATGTGGCGGTGACGTCCATCGGCGGGGAAAGGCGCCCATTATAGCCCGCCCACCTCAAGCAAACGCCCAGCACGCAGCCCCGCCGCGCGCGGAAATCGCGCCCAACGTCGGGGAAAACGTTTACAGCGCGCTGCGATCCGCGCGGGACGGCCGGAACTGACCGGTCCCGCGCGCAGGCGGGCTACAGTTCGCCCAGCCCCTCGGCCCGGCCGTCGGCACCGACCTGCAGCAGGCGCAGCGTATTGGTCGCGCCATGCGTTTCCATGTGCTCACCGCTGGTGAACACCACGCGCTCGCCCGGCCCCAGCAGACCGGCGTCGACCAGCAGGCGGATGCTGCCGCGCGCCGCTTCGCGCGGGGTCTGGCCGCGGCTGTCGTAGTTGAACGGGAACACATCGCGCATCAGCGACATGCGCCGGCGCGCGCCGTCGTGGCGGGAGAACGCGTAGATCGAAGCGCCCCCGCGGAAGCGCGACAGGTAGCGCGCAGTGCCGCCCGACTCGGTCATCGCGACGATCGCCCCGACGCCGACGTGCTCGGACAGGAACATCGCCGCCATCGCGATCGCGTGGTCGGCACGTTCCAGGTTGCGCTGCGCCTTCTCGAAATCGGTGTCGTGCGCGAACTGGCGCTCGGCACCGACGCACACGCGCGCCATCGCCTCGACCGCCCGCACCGGATACGCACCGGCGGCGGTCTCGGCCGAGAGCATCACCGCATCGGTGCCGTCGATGACCGAGTTGGCAACGTCGAGGACTTCGGCGCGCGTCGGCATCGGGCTTTCGACCATCGACTGCAGCATCTGGGTGGCAGTGATCACCACCTTGTTGCGCGCCAGCGACTCGCGAATGATCTTCTTCTGCAGCCCCGGCAGCTCGGCATCGCCGATTTCCACGCCCAGATCGCCACGCGCGACCATCACCACATCGCTGGCGTCGATGATCTCGGTGAGGTTCTCAATCGCCTCGGTGCGCTCGATCTTCGACACCAGCGCGGCATCGCTGCCGTGCGCACGCGCGATCGACCGGGCCTCTTCCATGTCAGCGGCATTGCGGCAGAACGAAACCGCGATGAAGTCCACGCCGATCTCGGCGGCGACCTGGATCAGCGCGCGGTCGTGGTCGGTCAGTGCGCCCAGCGACAGGCCGCCCCCCTGCTTGTTGAGCCCCTTGCGGTTCGACAGCACGCCGTCGTTGAGCACGGTGGTGACGATACGCACGCCCTCGACGGCGGTCACCTGCAACTGCATCAGGCCATCGTCGAGCAACAGGACGTCGCCTGCGGCCACATCGCCGGGCAGGCCCAGATAGCTGACGCCGACCTCGTCGACTGTGCCCAGGGGCGCGTCGGGATCGGCGACCAGGTCGAAGCGCGCGCCTGCGCGCAGCGTCACCTTGCCGTCGGCGAACTTCTCGATGCGGATCTTCGGTCCCGGCAGATCGGC
This genomic window contains:
- a CDS encoding pyruvate kinase, whose protein sequence is MTANELPPVPAHRRRTRILATLGPATDAPGVLDALIAAGVNAVRLNFSHGDPASQKLRAEAVRAAADRAGVEIGILADLPGPKIRIEKFADGKVTLRAGARFDLVADPDAPLGTVDEVGVSYLGLPGDVAAGDVLLLDDGLMQLQVTAVEGVRIVTTVLNDGVLSNRKGLNKQGGGLSLGALTDHDRALIQVAAEIGVDFIAVSFCRNAADMEEARSIARAHGSDAALVSKIERTEAIENLTEIIDASDVVMVARGDLGVEIGDAELPGLQKKIIRESLARNKVVITATQMLQSMVESPMPTRAEVLDVANSVIDGTDAVMLSAETAAGAYPVRAVEAMARVCVGAERQFAHDTDFEKAQRNLERADHAIAMAAMFLSEHVGVGAIVAMTESGGTARYLSRFRGGASIYAFSRHDGARRRMSLMRDVFPFNYDSRGQTPREAARGSIRLLVDAGLLGPGERVVFTSGEHMETHGATNTLRLLQVGADGRAEGLGEL